One region of Salvia miltiorrhiza cultivar Shanhuang (shh) chromosome 3, IMPLAD_Smil_shh, whole genome shotgun sequence genomic DNA includes:
- the LOC131016068 gene encoding pentatricopeptide repeat-containing protein At5g27270, whose product MEALKSSFLLPSPSIPPPRSKQPLPLPPRRVRCCLHPDPWSLSSGNPKNIGKPKPRSRNPKNPLPDDNARRIIKAKARYLSVLRRNQGSRAQTPRWIKRTPEQMVQYMEDDRNGHLYGRHVVAAIKRVRSTAVMREGEYDMREEMCSFVAKLSFREMCVVLKEQRSWRQVRDFFGWMKLQLSYRPSVIVYTILLRSYGQGGKINLAEETFLEMLEAGCEPDEVACGTMLCTYARWGRHNAMLSFYSAVEERGVIPSVAVFNFMLSSLQKKSRHNDVVYFWRKMVDKRVAPNHFTYTVVISSLVKEGMAEEALKTFGKMKSMGFVPEESTYSLLISLRSRHGEKDEVLHLYDDMRSCGILPSNFTCASLLALYYRTADYSKACSLFTEMERLGVIADEVIFGLMIRIYGKLGLYDDAQNTFLEIRRSGKLSGEKTYMTMAQVHLSFGNFEKALEVMELMKSSNIPYSRFAYIVLLQCYVAKGELSSAEGAYQDLSKIGLPDAMSCKDMLNLYLRLGLSEKTKSFVAQIRKDKVEFDEGLLMTVVKVYCRNGMLKKVEELIEELGRIETFESPFLQAFSMALNGQYNTATECENWYASLDQSRSTAIEMVLTLCLVTENEPKMKQKLEFLLKSKIGESVANKMIIQLVKDGDKTAEYLYELMTKLGCRIEDTSLASIISMYGKQKKLSQAQKVFASMADSATDGKLISGLMIDAYIACGREEDAYLFCKEQTARGHNLGPVSISILVKALTKCGRYHQAEEVIRHSFRENLELDTVAYNTCIQAMLEAGRLHFAVSIYERMLSFDISPSIQTYNTMISVYGRGRNLDKAVEIFNMAQNLGGALDEKICTNMICHYGKAGKVHEAIALFRKMQGEGIKPGNVSYNVMINACAAAGLYREAENLLLSMQSSGCSPDSLTYLAIIRAYAESRKYAEAEKSIMSMQKDGISPKCAHFNLVLSAFGRAGLMVEADRVYRKILSSGLNPDLDSKSTMLRGYLDFGHVEDGISFFKRECTSVGPDRFLLSAAIHLYRSAGNDLQAEELLRTMKNSGVPFLNNLQVGSKTKKLT is encoded by the exons ATGGAGGCTCTCAAATCCTCATTTCTTCTCCCATCTCCATCAATTCCACCTCCGAGAAGCAAACAGCCGCTCCCGCTGCCGCCGCGCAGGGTTCGCTGCTGCCTGCATCCCGACCCATGGAGCCTGAGCTCCGGCAACCCGAAAAACATCGGCAAACCCAAACCCAGATCCAGAAACCCGAAGAACCCTCTCCCCGACGACAACGCCCGCCGCATCATCAAGGCCAAGGCTCGGTATCTGAGCGTGCTGAGGAGGAACCAGGGCTCGCGCGCGCAGACGCCCAGGTGGATCAAGCGCACTCCGGAGCAGATGGTGCAGTACATGGAGGACGACAGGAACGGCCACCTCTACGGGCGCCACGTGGTGGCCGCGATTAAGCGCGTGCGGAGCACCGCGGTGATGCGCGAGGGGGAGTACGATATGAGGGAGGAGATGTGCTCCTTCGTTGCCAAGCTCAGTTTTAGAGAGATGTGTGTCGTCTTGAAGGAGCAGAGAAGCTGGCGCCAAGTTAGGGACTTCTTTGGTTGGATGAAATTAcag TTGAGCTATCGGCCAAGTGTTATAGTCTACACAATTCTTCTGAGGTCGTATGGCCAAGGTGGGAAAATCAATCTTGCTGAGGAGACTTTCTTGGAGATGCTTGAAGCAGGGTGTGAACCAGATGAGGTAGCTTGTGGGACCATGTTATGCACATATGCCAGATGGGGCCGCCACAACGCTATGCTCTCATTCTATTCTGCTGTAGAGGAGAGAGGTGTGATACCTTCAGTTGCTGTGTTTAATTTCATGCTATCTTCTTTACAGAAGAAATCACGACATAATGATGTTGTATATTTCTGGAGGAAGATGGTTGATAAAAGGGTAGCTCCAAATCATTTTACTTACACAGTTGTCATTAGCTCACTTGTGAAAGAAGGCATGGCTGAGGAAGCTTTGAAGACATTCGGTAAGATGAAAAGTATGGGTTTTGTGCCTGAAGAGTCGACTTACAGCCTTCTTATCAGTTTGAGATCCAGACATGGTGAGAAAGATGAAGTCCTTCATCTCTATGACGATATGAGATCCTGCGGGATATTACCTAGCAATTTTACATGTGCTTCACTCTTGGCATTATACTACAGAACTGCTGACTATTCCAAAGCTTGTTCACTTTTCACTGAAATGGAGAGACTTGGTGTTATTGCAGACGAAGTGATTTTTGGCTTAATGATTCGCATATATGGTAAATTGGGTCTTTATGATGATGCACAAAATACCTTTCTAGAAATCAGGAGATCAGGAAAACTGAGTGGCGAAAAGACATATATGACAATGGCACAAGTTCATCTCAGTTTTGGGAATTTTGAGAAAGCTTTAGAGGTGATGGAACTAATGAAAAGTAGTAACATCCCGTACTCTAGATTTGCATACATTGTCTTGCTGCAATGCTATGTAGCAAAAGGAGAACTATCATCTGCAGAAGGTGCATATCAGGATCTTTCTAAGATCGGACTTCCTGATGCCATGTCCTGTAAAGATATGCTCAATTTGTATCTGAGACTCGGGTTGTCTGAAAAGACAAAATCTTTTGTTGCCCAGATCAGAAAAGATAAAGTTGAGTTTGATGAGGGGCTTTTGATGACAGTCGTAAAGGTTTACTGCAGGAATGGAATGCTAAAAAAAGTGGAAGAACTGATCGAGGAGTTGGGTCGAATTGAAACATTTGAGAGTCCATTCCTCCAGGCATTTTCTATGGCCTTGAATGGACAATATAACACAGCAACCGAATGTGAAAATTGGTATGCAAGCTTGGATCAATCTAGATCTACAGCAATTGAAATGGTGTTGACGCTTTGTTTGGTAACAGAAAACGAACCAAAGATGAAACAAAAACTTGAGTTTTTACTCAAGTCCAAAATTGGTGAGTCGGTAGCCAACAAAATGATAATCCAGTTGGTCAAAGATG GTGACAAGACTGCGGAGTATCTTTATGAGCTAATGACAAAACTTGGTTGCCGAATAGAGGATACTTCGTTGGCATCTATAATTAGCATGTATGGGAAACAAAAGAAGCTTTCCCAAGCTCAGAAAGTCTTTGCTTCAATGGCAGATTCTGCTACAGATGGGAAGCTCATATCTGGTTTGATGATTGATGCCTATATTGCATGTGGCAGAGAAGAGGATGCATACTTGTTTTGTAAAGAACAGACTGCAAGAGGACACAATCTTGGTCCTGTATCTATAAGCATACTAGTGAAAGCTTTGACAAAGTGCG GTAGATACCACCAGGCAGAGGAAGTTATTCGTCATAGTTTTCGTGAGAATTTGGAGCTTGATACTGTAGCATACAACACTTGCATTCAAGCAATGCTAGAAGCTG GAAGACTTCATTTTGCTGTCAGCATATACGAACGCATGCTTTCTTTCGACATTTCTCCATCAATTCAGACATATAATACCATGATCAG TGTGTATGGACGAGGCCGGAACCTGGACAAAGCAGTGGAGATATTCAACATGGCTCAGAACTTGGGTGGGGCACTGGATGAGAAGATATGCACTAATATGATTTGCCACTATGGAAAAGCTG GCAAAGTTCATGAAGCAATAGCCCTATTCCGTAAAATGCAGGGGGAAGGAATAAAACCTGGGAAT GTGAGCTACAACGTCATGATCAATGCATGTGCTGCTGCTGGACTTTACCGAGAAGCAGAAAACCTTTTGCTAAGCATGCAGAGTTCCGGTTGTTCACCCGACTCCCTTACCTACCTTGCCATTATTCGGGCGTATGCTGAGAGTAGAAAATATGCAGAAGCAGAAAAGAGTATCATGTCAATGCAGAAGGATGGAATCTCACCGAAATGCGCCCATTTTAACCTTGTACTCTCAGCTTTTGGCAGAGCAGGATTAATGGTGGAAGCTGATAGGGTATACAGGAAAATCTTATCAAGTGGGTTAAATCCAGACCTTGACTCCAAATCAACAATGCTTAGAGGATATCTTGATTTTGGGCACGTTGAAGATGGAATCTCCTTCTTTAAAAGAGAGTGCACTTCTGTAGGTCCAGACAGATTTCTTCTCAGTGCAGCAATTCATCTTTACAGATCAGCTGGCAACGATTTACAGGCCGAAGAGCTTTTAAGGACCATGAAAAACTCGGGGGTTCCATTCTTGAACAATCTTCAAGTTGGATCAAAGACGAAGAAACTCACGTGA